Proteins from a genomic interval of Arthrobacter sp. CAN_C5:
- a CDS encoding DUF559 domain-containing protein translates to MDAITTLRGLGSVARCCEVLKRGPTRRQIDRHVARGEILRLRTGVISLPDARPDYVAAVLNNGRLTCVSAAATYDLWTVTPANSLHLSCLHGHGAGYTNHRERTVPPHPRLPLVGLVDVLVHALRCLPPLEAAVMVECALRRGDTIRSFLLDRLPGERNAPARAAVGLVTCAAESPLEVVARVLFINAGFHVETQVPLAGVGRVDFLLEGFLVVEVDGAAFHSDRRALRRDLRRNNGAIVGGYLVLRYSYEDIMFHPEEVLREIRQVLSGRVIR, encoded by the coding sequence ATGGATGCCATCACCACCCTCAGGGGTCTGGGGTCGGTCGCCCGCTGCTGCGAGGTGTTGAAACGAGGTCCGACCCGCCGCCAGATTGATCGCCACGTGGCACGCGGTGAGATACTCCGACTCCGTACGGGGGTGATTTCACTGCCCGACGCGCGTCCCGACTATGTGGCCGCCGTCCTCAACAACGGTCGCCTGACTTGTGTTTCAGCAGCCGCGACGTACGACCTGTGGACGGTAACGCCAGCAAACTCCCTGCATCTGAGTTGCCTGCATGGGCATGGCGCCGGCTACACCAACCATCGGGAACGCACCGTCCCTCCCCATCCGCGGTTGCCGCTGGTGGGACTGGTGGATGTGCTGGTCCACGCGCTGAGATGTCTTCCGCCACTTGAAGCCGCCGTCATGGTCGAGTGTGCGCTCCGTCGGGGTGACACGATTCGTAGCTTTCTGCTGGATCGGTTACCCGGGGAACGGAATGCCCCCGCCCGCGCGGCGGTGGGTCTGGTGACGTGCGCCGCCGAGTCTCCCTTGGAGGTGGTGGCACGGGTCCTGTTCATCAACGCAGGATTCCACGTTGAGACTCAGGTGCCACTGGCCGGCGTCGGGAGGGTTGACTTCCTGCTTGAGGGCTTTCTGGTGGTCGAGGTGGATGGTGCCGCCTTTCACTCCGACCGGCGTGCCCTCCGTCGGGATCTCCGGCGAAACAATGGGGCCATTGTCGGCGGGTACCTGGTGCTGCGCTACAGCTATGAGGACATCATGTTCCATCCAGAGGAAGTGCTCCGGGAGATCCGACAGGTCCTTTCCGGCCGCGTCATCCGCTGA
- a CDS encoding alpha/beta hydrolase fold domain-containing protein, whose product MTPTNRTTPDRPSMPLRFASAALRLTPTKGHYNSVDWMRGQYLQRTYPSPASLTRALRRLCSVEDYLLDGVRTVTLRPRSGGSGRHIIYTHGGTYINELTTPHWWIIAALIRSTGATVTVPLYRLAPEHTFAEAYCYLTAVYERVLETTASDDVCLAGDSAGAGLAVGQALHFAAVDLPRPGQLVLFSPWLDVTGTNPDIPQYDRVDPMLGVPGAVEAGRWWAGEADPRHPSVSPVFAPPTALAELPPTSIYQGTRDICMADALAFQRKMIDAGGDVVLHRFAGAFHVFVGLPWLRESRAVFADIAETMQAKRSLGEEKPQP is encoded by the coding sequence ATGACCCCGACCAACCGGACCACCCCCGATCGTCCGAGCATGCCCCTGCGATTCGCCAGCGCCGCTTTGCGCCTGACGCCCACCAAGGGGCACTACAACTCGGTCGACTGGATGCGGGGACAGTATTTGCAGCGCACCTATCCCAGCCCCGCGTCGCTGACCCGGGCACTGCGCCGGCTGTGCAGCGTCGAGGACTACCTTCTCGACGGCGTGCGCACAGTGACGCTGCGGCCGCGGTCCGGCGGCTCGGGACGGCACATCATCTACACCCACGGCGGCACATACATTAACGAACTGACCACTCCCCACTGGTGGATCATCGCAGCGCTGATCAGGTCCACCGGTGCCACGGTGACGGTGCCGCTGTACCGGCTGGCACCTGAGCACACGTTCGCTGAGGCCTACTGCTATCTCACCGCCGTCTACGAACGGGTGCTCGAAACCACCGCCTCCGACGACGTCTGCCTGGCGGGCGATTCGGCGGGCGCTGGATTGGCGGTGGGCCAGGCCCTGCACTTCGCCGCTGTGGATCTGCCGCGACCCGGCCAGCTGGTACTGTTCTCCCCGTGGCTGGACGTCACAGGTACCAACCCGGATATTCCGCAGTACGATCGGGTGGACCCGATGCTGGGGGTGCCGGGTGCTGTCGAGGCTGGCAGGTGGTGGGCAGGAGAAGCGGATCCGCGGCACCCATCAGTCAGCCCGGTCTTCGCCCCTCCCACCGCGCTGGCCGAGCTACCGCCGACTTCCATCTATCAGGGCACCCGGGATATCTGCATGGCGGATGCACTCGCTTTTCAAAGAAAAATGATCGATGCCGGAGGCGACGTGGTGCTGCACCGTTTTGCCGGGGCATTCCACGTGTTTGTCGGCTTGCCGTGGCTCCGCGAATCGCGCGCGGTGTTCGCTGATATTGCCGAGACAATGCAGGCGAAAAGATCGCTGGGAGAAGAAAAGCCCCAACCGTAG
- a CDS encoding TraR/DksA C4-type zinc finger protein: MATEDGLQRYRPLLLEELQRARASSAALAAESRSVSAARDNSNVDDEHDPEGTTIVSELSQMSVLSRAATARAAEIQAALERLDIGTYGRCAVCGDPIAVGRLDARPWTAFCIGHASSSAR; the protein is encoded by the coding sequence ATGGCAACAGAGGATGGGCTGCAGCGGTATCGTCCGCTGCTCCTCGAGGAATTGCAGCGTGCACGTGCCAGCTCGGCGGCGCTTGCCGCGGAGAGCCGCTCGGTGAGCGCCGCCCGGGACAATTCGAACGTCGACGACGAACACGATCCTGAGGGAACCACTATCGTATCCGAACTGTCCCAGATGTCGGTGCTCTCGCGGGCCGCCACCGCCCGCGCCGCCGAAATCCAGGCGGCATTGGAAAGGCTCGACATCGGCACCTACGGTCGGTGCGCGGTCTGCGGGGATCCCATTGCCGTGGGGAGGCTCGACGCCCGGCCATGGACCGCGTTCTGTATTGGGCACGCGTCGTCGAGCGCTCGTTGA
- a CDS encoding geranylgeranyl reductase family protein — protein MSVLIVGAGPAGSTAAYYLARAGVDVTVVEKSVFPREKVCGDGFTPRAVREIQLLGLPHEETAGWRRNVGLRLRAGGRTVEVPWPELTDFPDYGLVRTRLGFDEELAEHARAAGAVILEGHSVTSAIRDDAGRVKGVVVNILDAAGRKTGETRQFHADTVLAADGNSTRTAVSLGLAKRDDRPLGVAVRTYFTSPRHEDPWMEGWLELPDASGRPLPGYGWVFGVGDGTSNVGLGILNSSAEFGKIDYKQVLKDWTAGMPPEWGFVPEQQVGEIRGAALPMGFNRTPHYSPGMLLLGDAGGMVSPFNGEGISYAMESARYAAEFIINAEQVRSPLGRDQVLAGYAPHLRGLWGSHFTLGTIFAQLIGKPAILRLALRTGMPIPVLMRFVVRMLANLTDTGGKGFEDRVIHLLEQLVPAVSNQSHPRTRTHASSARSTG, from the coding sequence ATGTCGGTACTGATAGTCGGGGCTGGCCCCGCGGGATCGACAGCTGCCTATTACCTGGCCCGTGCCGGGGTGGACGTGACCGTCGTCGAAAAATCGGTCTTCCCCCGGGAAAAAGTCTGCGGCGACGGGTTCACCCCCCGCGCGGTGCGGGAGATTCAGTTGCTCGGGCTACCCCACGAGGAAACGGCAGGATGGCGCCGCAACGTCGGCCTGCGGCTCCGGGCTGGCGGGCGAACGGTCGAGGTGCCCTGGCCAGAGCTCACCGACTTTCCCGACTACGGCCTGGTCCGCACCCGGCTCGGATTCGATGAGGAACTTGCCGAGCACGCCCGCGCCGCCGGAGCGGTCATCCTTGAAGGCCACTCAGTCACCTCCGCAATCCGGGACGACGCCGGACGGGTGAAGGGCGTCGTCGTCAATATCCTTGACGCAGCCGGTCGGAAAACGGGTGAGACCCGGCAGTTCCACGCCGACACCGTCCTGGCAGCCGACGGCAATTCGACCCGGACCGCCGTCAGCCTGGGCCTGGCGAAGCGCGATGACCGCCCGCTCGGCGTCGCGGTGCGCACCTACTTCACGTCCCCGCGTCACGAGGACCCGTGGATGGAAGGGTGGCTTGAGTTGCCCGATGCCTCCGGCCGTCCGCTCCCCGGTTATGGCTGGGTGTTCGGCGTGGGGGATGGGACCTCCAACGTGGGCCTGGGGATTCTCAACTCGTCGGCCGAGTTCGGGAAGATCGACTACAAGCAGGTCCTGAAGGATTGGACTGCCGGGATGCCCCCGGAGTGGGGTTTTGTGCCCGAGCAGCAGGTGGGCGAGATCCGTGGCGCCGCCCTGCCGATGGGGTTTAACAGGACACCCCACTACAGTCCCGGAATGCTGCTGCTCGGCGACGCCGGCGGAATGGTCTCCCCGTTCAACGGGGAAGGTATCTCCTACGCAATGGAGTCGGCACGCTACGCTGCCGAGTTCATCATCAACGCCGAACAGGTCCGGTCGCCGCTGGGCCGCGACCAGGTGCTGGCCGGTTATGCACCGCACCTTCGGGGACTGTGGGGCAGCCACTTCACGCTAGGTACCATTTTCGCGCAGCTTATCGGTAAGCCAGCGATCCTGCGCCTGGCGCTGCGGACCGGCATGCCCATTCCGGTGCTGATGCGCTTCGTGGTGCGCATGCTCGCCAACCTGACCGACACCGGTGGCAAGGGTTTCGAGGACCGCGTCATTCACTTGCTGGAGCAGCTGGTACCCGCCGTCAGCAACCAATCCCATCCACGCACCCGGACCCATGCCAGCTCCGCGCGCTCTACTGGTTAG
- a CDS encoding HIT family protein has protein sequence MTEWVRHAPDGYQCPFCDFAAGDFGAPKNLCRPGDLIYSDDLVLAFIASHGFEPHPGHVLVTPRAHFELLYELPDDVAARIMTVTRDMAVAIKRAWSPDGISTRQHNEPAGSQHVWHYHQHVLPRWHNDGFYFTPKRPVVDPAVRARKADELRAVL, from the coding sequence GTGACCGAGTGGGTGCGGCACGCGCCTGACGGTTACCAGTGCCCGTTCTGCGACTTTGCTGCCGGGGATTTCGGTGCCCCCAAGAACCTGTGCCGGCCAGGCGATCTGATCTACTCGGACGATCTGGTGCTGGCCTTCATTGCCTCCCACGGATTCGAACCGCACCCCGGCCATGTGCTGGTGACCCCGCGCGCGCACTTCGAGTTGTTGTACGAACTGCCCGACGACGTCGCCGCCCGCATCATGACCGTCACCCGTGACATGGCCGTCGCCATCAAACGGGCCTGGTCCCCGGACGGTATCTCCACCCGCCAACACAACGAACCTGCAGGCAGCCAGCACGTCTGGCACTACCACCAGCATGTCCTCCCCCGCTGGCACAACGACGGCTTCTACTTCACCCCGAAGCGCCCCGTCGTGGACCCCGCGGTCCGGGCGCGGAAGGCCGACGAACTCCGCGCCGTCCTGTAA
- a CDS encoding polyprenyl synthetase family protein → MTESANPGWTSAGHPRSDGAELDTAIGAIATGLKLPPGFALIADDPDLGPAVSSCLAEVEKQLREAISSSDPLADATSRHLVEAGGKRIRPLLTILAAHLGDSSRPEVVQAAVVVELTHLATLYHDDVMDSAPYRRGAPTAHEVWGNSVAILTGDLIFARASILVSELGGQALGIQARTFERLCLGQLHETVGPRDDEDPVEHYLSVIADKTGSLVAASGQLGALFGDAPQAAIDVMLAYGERVGVAFQLADDVIDVTGVKVTSGKSPGTDLREGVATLPVLLIRQAAARGDASAVAVLDLVDGDLTSDEALATAVAAVSGHPATQEAWAVAHQWADDAVAALEPLPESTVKQALTAFAQAVVTRDV, encoded by the coding sequence GTGACAGAATCTGCGAACCCCGGCTGGACCAGCGCTGGGCACCCGCGCTCCGACGGCGCCGAGCTCGATACTGCCATCGGAGCCATTGCCACCGGTCTGAAGCTTCCCCCTGGGTTCGCCCTGATTGCCGATGATCCCGATCTGGGTCCTGCCGTCTCCTCCTGCCTCGCCGAGGTGGAGAAGCAACTGCGAGAAGCCATCTCCAGTTCCGACCCACTGGCAGACGCCACCAGCCGCCACCTTGTCGAAGCGGGCGGCAAACGGATCCGGCCGCTGCTCACGATCCTCGCCGCGCACCTGGGCGACTCGAGCCGCCCCGAGGTGGTGCAGGCCGCCGTCGTCGTCGAGCTCACCCACCTGGCCACGCTCTATCATGACGACGTCATGGACTCTGCGCCCTACCGCCGCGGCGCCCCGACAGCGCACGAGGTGTGGGGGAACTCGGTGGCCATCCTGACCGGTGACCTGATTTTCGCCCGTGCCTCAATCCTGGTGTCGGAGCTGGGTGGTCAGGCGCTCGGTATCCAGGCGCGGACCTTCGAGCGGCTCTGCCTGGGACAGCTGCACGAGACGGTGGGCCCCCGCGACGACGAGGACCCCGTGGAGCACTACCTCTCGGTCATCGCGGACAAGACCGGATCGCTAGTGGCTGCATCCGGGCAGTTGGGTGCGTTGTTCGGTGACGCACCCCAGGCGGCGATCGACGTGATGCTTGCCTACGGTGAGCGGGTCGGAGTGGCCTTCCAATTGGCCGACGACGTCATCGACGTCACCGGCGTCAAGGTCACCTCGGGCAAATCGCCCGGCACCGATTTGCGCGAAGGCGTGGCAACCTTGCCTGTCCTCCTGATCCGTCAGGCTGCCGCGCGGGGGGACGCCTCGGCCGTAGCGGTGCTGGATCTGGTGGATGGGGACCTCACCTCGGACGAGGCGCTCGCCACGGCCGTCGCCGCGGTCAGCGGCCACCCGGCCACCCAGGAGGCCTGGGCGGTAGCGCACCAGTGGGCTGACGACGCCGTCGCCGCCCTTGAGCCCCTGCCCGAGAGCACCGTCAAGCAGGCGCTGACCGCGTTTGCCCAGGCAGTAGTCACCCGGGACGTCTAG
- a CDS encoding PucR family transcriptional regulator — protein MAITLPALLAAAGLDLHPVGMTPAVDLPIQWVAVTELEDPLPFLSGGEIVLTTGARQKTTTQQRAFVRRVHESGALGIGFGTGLGHKQVPAALIAEANTLGLPVFRVPYETPFIAIGKIVADSLSADHYSRLENLLKGHQILASALLGEGGLHQLLRELRAMLGADVALSQYGTRLFGTGPTGPPSGHWHRLPVATGLKDRCTLAIAEPYTPNAIVAYAQSLISVELSNQARRRASERAVMGQLFQDVVRGTLAGPDAVARLGGAGIDPGLRQVVVIVEVASGQRRALRTLPTPAGFEAGVAALVDERLVIAVPDADGPALSQSMGAYLHGAGLTAKVGFGGAYAQASGFRWSYFEARESLTRGQPVNAPDRLSLTSLLMASEDVPLADLAAEALDPVAAFDQRHHSELMVTLDRYLALNGSVAAVAEALQLHRNTVRYRLQQIQDLSGYDPGVTADRVHLYLALNVRGLR, from the coding sequence ATGGCCATCACGCTCCCCGCCCTCCTCGCCGCCGCTGGCCTCGATCTCCATCCGGTCGGGATGACCCCCGCAGTCGACCTCCCGATCCAGTGGGTTGCGGTGACCGAACTCGAGGACCCGCTCCCCTTCCTTAGCGGCGGCGAGATCGTACTGACCACCGGGGCGCGGCAAAAGACGACGACGCAGCAGCGGGCGTTTGTGCGCCGGGTCCACGAGTCGGGAGCACTCGGCATCGGTTTCGGCACCGGGCTGGGGCACAAGCAGGTCCCGGCCGCCCTGATCGCCGAAGCCAACACCCTGGGGCTCCCCGTCTTCCGGGTCCCCTACGAGACCCCATTCATCGCCATCGGGAAGATCGTTGCCGATTCGCTCTCCGCCGACCACTACTCGCGGCTCGAGAATCTGCTCAAGGGCCACCAGATCCTGGCATCAGCGCTTCTCGGCGAGGGCGGCCTTCATCAGTTGCTGCGAGAACTGAGGGCGATGCTGGGGGCCGACGTCGCGCTGTCCCAGTACGGGACCCGCCTGTTCGGCACCGGACCCACCGGTCCGCCGTCGGGCCACTGGCACCGCCTGCCGGTGGCGACAGGACTGAAGGACCGGTGCACCCTCGCCATCGCCGAGCCCTACACACCCAACGCCATCGTGGCCTACGCGCAGAGCCTGATCAGCGTTGAGCTGAGCAACCAGGCCAGACGACGCGCGAGCGAGCGAGCGGTCATGGGGCAACTCTTCCAGGATGTGGTGAGGGGAACCCTGGCGGGTCCCGACGCCGTCGCACGCCTCGGCGGCGCCGGGATCGACCCCGGGCTGCGCCAGGTGGTGGTGATCGTGGAGGTTGCCTCCGGCCAGCGCCGCGCCCTGCGCACGCTGCCGACCCCTGCGGGATTCGAAGCGGGGGTGGCGGCGCTGGTCGATGAACGCCTGGTGATCGCCGTGCCCGACGCCGACGGCCCCGCCCTGAGCCAGTCGATGGGCGCTTACCTGCATGGGGCGGGGCTGACCGCGAAGGTCGGCTTCGGTGGAGCCTACGCTCAGGCCAGCGGTTTCCGCTGGAGCTACTTTGAGGCCCGCGAGTCACTGACCAGGGGCCAACCGGTCAATGCCCCCGACCGGCTATCCCTGACCTCGCTCCTGATGGCCAGCGAGGACGTGCCGCTCGCCGACCTGGCCGCGGAGGCGCTGGATCCGGTGGCGGCGTTCGACCAGCGCCACCATTCCGAGCTGATGGTGACCCTGGACCGGTACCTCGCCCTCAACGGATCGGTCGCCGCCGTGGCTGAAGCCCTCCAATTACACCGGAACACGGTGCGGTACCGGCTGCAGCAAATCCAGGACCTCAGCGGGTACGACCCGGGCGTCACCGCTGACCGGGTTCACCTGTACCTCGCCCTGAATGTGAGGGGATTAAGGTAA
- a CDS encoding gamma-aminobutyraldehyde dehydrogenase has product MNTVVTTLQNFINGEFVTPAGTELLDIVNPTNGEVVAKAPVSLQSDVDSAMTAAAQAFTTFKHVTPGQRQLMLLKLADALEAASDELVEAQHRNTGQVRDLIAAEEVAVGADQLRFFAGAARLMEGKSAGEYVEGHTSYIRREPIGVVAQVAPWNYPLLMAIWKIGPALAAGNTVVLKPSDTTPESTLVLAKLTQGILPAGVLNVILGTGQTGAAMVDHPVPGLVSITGSVRAGIAVATGAAKTLKRAHLELGGKAPAVVFADADIKKTAAAIAEFSFFNAGQDCTAITRVLVQDSVHDDLVAAMVAHTETLKTGNADDSENYFGPLNNINHFNAVNAVMDALPEHCRVEIGGKRSGDKGYFYEATIITGARQDDDIVQKETFGPVITVQKFTTEDEAVELANDVEYALASSIWTTDHGTAMRVSRDLDFGAVWINTHILLTAEMPHGGFKSSGYGKDLSMYGVEDYTRIKHVMSALDV; this is encoded by the coding sequence ATGAATACCGTGGTAACCACCCTCCAGAACTTTATCAACGGCGAGTTCGTGACGCCGGCCGGCACCGAGTTGCTGGACATAGTTAATCCGACCAACGGCGAGGTCGTGGCGAAGGCGCCTGTTTCGCTGCAGTCGGACGTCGACTCCGCCATGACAGCGGCGGCGCAAGCTTTCACCACCTTCAAGCACGTTACCCCTGGTCAGCGGCAGCTCATGCTGTTGAAGCTGGCTGACGCGTTGGAGGCCGCGAGCGACGAACTCGTCGAAGCGCAGCACCGCAATACCGGACAGGTACGCGACCTGATCGCCGCTGAGGAAGTGGCGGTCGGTGCCGACCAGCTGCGCTTCTTCGCCGGCGCAGCACGCCTGATGGAGGGCAAGTCCGCCGGTGAATACGTCGAAGGGCACACCTCCTACATCCGCCGCGAACCGATCGGCGTAGTCGCCCAGGTGGCACCCTGGAACTACCCGCTCCTGATGGCGATCTGGAAGATCGGCCCCGCGCTCGCCGCAGGCAACACTGTGGTCCTCAAGCCCAGCGACACAACGCCCGAGTCAACGCTGGTGCTGGCGAAGCTGACCCAGGGCATCCTGCCCGCCGGTGTGCTGAACGTGATCCTGGGGACCGGCCAGACGGGTGCCGCGATGGTGGACCACCCGGTTCCCGGACTGGTCTCGATCACAGGATCGGTCCGCGCCGGTATCGCCGTCGCCACCGGTGCCGCCAAGACCCTCAAGCGTGCCCACCTTGAACTGGGAGGAAAAGCACCCGCCGTCGTCTTCGCTGATGCCGATATCAAGAAGACCGCAGCGGCCATCGCCGAGTTCTCCTTCTTCAACGCCGGCCAGGACTGCACGGCGATTACCCGGGTCCTGGTCCAGGATTCGGTACACGATGACCTGGTAGCCGCCATGGTGGCGCACACCGAGACGCTCAAGACCGGCAACGCTGACGACTCGGAGAACTACTTCGGTCCGCTGAACAACATCAACCACTTCAACGCGGTCAACGCCGTGATGGATGCCCTGCCGGAACACTGCAGGGTCGAGATCGGCGGGAAGCGCTCCGGCGACAAGGGGTACTTTTACGAGGCCACCATCATCACCGGTGCCCGCCAGGACGACGACATTGTGCAGAAGGAAACCTTCGGCCCGGTCATCACCGTGCAGAAGTTCACCACCGAGGACGAGGCAGTGGAACTGGCGAACGACGTCGAGTACGCCCTCGCCTCCAGTATCTGGACCACCGATCACGGCACGGCCATGCGCGTCTCCCGCGACCTCGATTTCGGGGCCGTCTGGATCAACACCCACATTCTTCTCACCGCTGAGATGCCGCACGGGGGCTTCAAAAGCTCCGGTTACGGCAAGGACCTCTCGATGTATGGCGTTGAGGACTACACCCGGATCAAGCACGTGATGAGCGCGCTGGATGTCTAG
- a CDS encoding class F sortase — protein sequence MAAPIHTGITVTGRRRRAARWTGLALSAALIVTVSSVAGAASSAPATFERQAVAVAYAPAQPAAPEPIVTPPASDATPAASPPGWLTVEAAGIDQSILPLTPSSEDFASQSIVPPLTEDAYWLTSFGSPGSGSEDTTYLTGHSWEGKDAPFNRLSTDAEVGDSIQLTTETGVLDYVIDSITTLDKDTLKDSEIWDIVPNRLVVISCYTEDIWGKNVVITATPEE from the coding sequence ATGGCTGCGCCGATCCACACGGGCATAACGGTGACCGGCCGACGGCGTCGCGCTGCCCGCTGGACGGGACTGGCGCTGTCGGCCGCACTGATCGTTACCGTTTCCTCGGTGGCTGGTGCAGCATCTTCGGCGCCAGCCACGTTCGAGCGGCAGGCGGTGGCAGTCGCCTACGCTCCGGCTCAGCCTGCTGCCCCCGAACCGATTGTCACTCCACCCGCCTCAGATGCCACCCCCGCGGCATCCCCGCCGGGGTGGTTGACGGTTGAAGCGGCCGGAATCGACCAGTCGATCCTTCCGCTCACGCCGTCGTCTGAGGATTTCGCCTCCCAGTCAATAGTTCCGCCCCTGACCGAGGACGCCTACTGGTTGACTTCGTTCGGGTCTCCGGGCAGCGGCTCCGAGGACACCACCTACCTCACCGGACACAGTTGGGAAGGCAAGGACGCTCCCTTCAACCGGCTCAGCACCGACGCGGAGGTGGGTGACTCCATTCAGCTGACCACCGAGACCGGTGTCCTTGACTACGTCATCGATTCGATCACCACCCTCGACAAGGACACGCTCAAGGACAGCGAGATCTGGGACATCGTGCCCAACCGCCTGGTGGTGATCAGCTGCTACACCGAGGACATCTGGGGTAAGAACGTGGTGATCACTGCTACCCCCGAGGAGTAG
- a CDS encoding putative glycolipid-binding domain-containing protein: MANPAHTSLQHSWQGEDDPSRIDTATINLETDRLTAHGTSRTADYAISWALGTTSGWVTQRLTVTVHGQGWSRHLELDRTEAGEWSCVAQSSGDSSLPEPGIADPDALAGALDCDLGLCPVTNTMPILRLDLLTGDAAPVDETELTMAWVEVPSLRVIPSRQVYSQVRSAREDSPAMVLFSSGNGGFTAELTVDDDGVVLDYPGLARRIG; the protein is encoded by the coding sequence ATGGCAAACCCAGCACACACCAGCCTCCAGCACAGCTGGCAGGGCGAGGACGATCCCTCCCGGATCGACACGGCAACGATCAACCTTGAAACCGACCGCCTCACCGCGCACGGCACCTCCAGGACTGCCGACTACGCGATCAGCTGGGCACTCGGGACGACGTCGGGCTGGGTCACCCAGCGGCTCACCGTGACGGTCCATGGGCAGGGGTGGAGCCGCCACCTTGAGCTGGACCGGACCGAAGCGGGTGAATGGTCCTGCGTTGCCCAGAGTTCCGGGGATTCCTCCCTTCCCGAGCCCGGGATCGCTGATCCTGACGCCTTGGCTGGCGCATTGGATTGCGATCTGGGCCTGTGCCCGGTCACCAATACGATGCCGATCCTGCGTCTGGACCTCCTGACGGGGGACGCTGCCCCGGTCGATGAAACCGAGCTGACCATGGCCTGGGTTGAGGTCCCCAGCCTGCGCGTGATCCCCAGCCGTCAGGTGTACAGCCAGGTGCGATCGGCACGTGAGGATAGTCCTGCCATGGTGTTGTTCAGTTCGGGCAACGGCGGCTTTACGGCTGAACTCACTGTTGACGACGACGGCGTCGTGCTCGACTATCCCGGACTCGCCCGACGGATCGGCTAG
- a CDS encoding trimeric intracellular cation channel family protein encodes MTNAVDVALMIDLLGVFFFAVSGSLLAARKGFDLVGSLLLASLAGLGGGVARDLIIDTVPAAFSNPAYLIPPVLATLLVYFLFSGVERVSNLLVVFDAAGLGLFCITGTVKALEFGLHPVAGILLGVTTAVGGGLLRDVVANEIPQLFDPRDIYALPAMLGAGLTTLLVGTGGFNVVTGAVVATLVFALRVLAWRFSWRAPLAVLGWKRSGTA; translated from the coding sequence ATGACCAACGCGGTAGACGTTGCCCTGATGATCGACCTGTTGGGGGTCTTTTTCTTCGCCGTTTCCGGCTCCCTGCTGGCAGCTCGGAAGGGGTTCGACCTGGTGGGGTCCCTGCTGTTGGCCTCGCTCGCCGGACTGGGCGGTGGTGTGGCACGGGACCTCATCATCGACACGGTCCCCGCGGCATTCTCGAATCCCGCCTACCTGATTCCCCCCGTGCTCGCCACCCTCCTGGTGTATTTCCTGTTCTCCGGGGTGGAACGGGTCAGCAACCTACTGGTGGTCTTTGACGCCGCCGGCCTGGGGCTGTTCTGCATCACCGGCACGGTCAAGGCGCTGGAGTTCGGGTTGCACCCGGTGGCGGGGATCCTGCTCGGGGTGACCACCGCCGTCGGCGGCGGATTACTCCGCGACGTCGTCGCGAATGAGATACCCCAACTGTTTGACCCACGGGACATCTACGCCCTACCCGCGATGCTGGGCGCCGGGCTGACCACCCTGCTGGTAGGCACTGGAGGGTTCAACGTGGTGACCGGAGCCGTCGTCGCGACGCTGGTGTTCGCGCTACGGGTCCTCGCCTGGCGCTTCAGCTGGCGTGCACCCCTCGCGGTGCTCGGCTGGAAGCGTTCAGGCACTGCGTAG